The DNA region GCAAGCCACCTCCTTCACTATCGAAATCGAAAATCATCTTCATCGATGAAATGTCATTTTTATGCACAAATATATTTAGTGGATTGTAAATGTTAAGGGTGATGGTAATTGAGGCTATCATGTCGTATTTGGCTTGCTCTATAGAGGAGAGTATAATCACTCTCTTGTCTGCTAACAACTTTTGAAATAGTTGACGCCACATAAGGATTTCTATACATCGTTATATGGAAAACAGAACATTTTGATGCAATTCACGGTGTTCTTATTCCTTGTGTTAGCGGTCCCATACCAGAGGCAAAATAGACGTGATTCCCTGAAATATGTCATTTTATAGCAACTGCGTATAATAATGTGTATCGATCTAACAAAATATGGTTTCTCAGAGACATTTTTCCCCACTTCGAAGTGGCTCACCTAAAGATTCTTCCAGACACATCATGTGTATTGGACAACTTTTAAATTTCTACATTTTGTTGAGGTTTATTTAAAATCAGGGTGTCATATACCAAGCACATCATTTGAGTGGATATTGCATTCTACAAAAGAGGTGGAAACTTGGTCGGATCAATTTCTGAAAAGGATGGAAGAGTTCACCAAATTGAGCGAGCttgaaagagaatcaaataaGGAAAAGTTGAAGGAGGAACTAGTAGTAGATTTATGTCGTTACGCATCTTTTGAGGAACTTTATATTGTAATCGATATACCTTTTTTGAATGTATTATCGTAAACGATGTAATCTTGATACAACTTAAAACATAAGTAATATATATTCAACAATGATGGTGTTAACGTCGACTGTTTCAGTTCACAAATTTTATGGTTTACATTTTTTGTTTTTGCATACACAGGTTCTAGTTTTAATCTGCTTTAGGGTAAATTATGGATATGCATATCCGAATAAACCTCatacatattaaaaaaaatagtGGACTTTTCGGATATGCATATCCGTAAACACCATTTTTCATTAAAAAATCAGGGTTTaatcggagatgcatctctgaaaagTGACTTGATGCCATGATAAGGTTTCTAAGGTTCAAAGTGACTCAGTTCTTGTATAAATAGAGTGTATATCAATCCATGTTTTCTACAAAATACACAGCAACCAGAGAATGAATGCATATCCCCACCTTGCATTTGGGTATTTCAATTACACAAAATCCTCCACTTCAATTTCGAATATGCAACAACATACTTCTCGTCGATCTAAAAACCGAATTGAATACTCTCTTGCGATATCCAAAAAATCGGAGAGTTGTTAAGGTAGAGTATCGTTCATCATCTCTTGACAACAAAGGGAAGATACAATTCACCAACTGTGAACTGAAGATAGATGAAGCTTTATAGGTCATGTGGAATACATTTTACCGTTACACATCAAAGGGTTCGATTGAAGTGGGCGCGGAGATTGAAAGATCCGCCAACGATATTATCAATATGTTGCAACGTCCTGAACTACTCGTTTATAACGATATGTAATGTTAAATTTATGTTAACAACTTTCTATGTAATATTGAGTGTTTTAATTTATGTCATGTTGATTTTCTTTCTAGATCTTTCTCATATTGTATGTGTTTCTAGTTTGAAATTGAGCTACTTTCGAATATGCATCTTCGAAATATATCAAAAAAACATTAGAAAACACAACTCCGAACAAAAATTATGTAAAATTAGGATGTCTCACTCGTTAGTGTTCAATTTTATAGAAAATGGATGCGTCCGAAAATATATCTCCAAAAATTAAGAACATTTTTAACTTTTCGTCAAAACAACCTATAAGGATGGAAAAAgaaattgtaaaaaaaaaaaataagCCATCAATCTGACTGCTTAAATGTGAGTTTTCTTCAACTATTGAGAAGGTTAAACATATTAACAAGCTATGAAAGGATGACAATGACATCACATGCCACTGCAGAAGTTCACATCTTTGGCTCCTTATTCTATTATCAACGTGATCCACGTAAAATTAGAGGAATCCAAGATACAGGTTCCTTGAGGCATAAAGTTACTCTAGGGAAAGGATTCCCAAAACTTCAGAGAAAATTTGTCTTGAAAATATTACACACTTTATCATCTATATTTAATAACTATACAGAATAGAACACACTAGAGCTCAATGTTGATGCCATAATCATCAATTTATTTCTTTACAATCTTCACTTTTCTCTTCAACACAAAGGACAATTAACATTATTCATTTTTTTCCCTTCACTAGTATCGCCTCCGTGTTGAACAACATCGCAACACCATTTGACTGTCAAACAAGACCGTAAGCTCAGCTTGTTTTGGATTGGATTCCACAAACCATATTAGCAGGAACTGCTACGTCGATCATTTTGGGATATGACAAGTTAAGATCTGTCGCACAAATCCACAAATCAAATGTGCCATCATCAGTTAAAATAGCTGCGCTACAACATTTAACCGAGGTTTTCTGAATTTTAACTAGCACTTACTTGCCATGATGTTCTTGAAAGTTTCCTGCAAAAGAAATATCAACATTTTCAATTGTGAGATAGTACTGGAGCTGAGGCTAGTGGATTGAGCTTCTAATTTATAGATGTAATCAAACATTACCTCATCCTTTGTTAGGCGCGGATTATATTGTATTTCCTCTCCGACCGTGCTTACCTAAAATAAACAGTATTTGTATAAGCAAGTAAGCAACTTTGAAAAGTTTCAAGCAAAAAGCATTAACCGTTTCCTTACAGAGAATCCTTTGTAGTCATGAGCCGGATAGAGTAAGGTATCTTTCGGCAGTGTAAAAATCTGTTTCCAGAAAAGATGTAAAGTGATATGTTATCAATAATCAAATTTAATAAACAAGAATTTTCTCAATCAATTTTCCCAAGTTGCCGATTAACATAATACAGTACACAAGTAACACAACAAATGTTAAGTTCATGCCTGTGAATGGACTGATCTGTAAAGATTCTCCGAACTCCCACCCTGCATAATAATCGATGTGAAATAGATACCAATAGATAACTTCACAACGAAATTACAGAATAGCCTCTGTAAGAGTGAAACTCGGCCTTATATCATTCAATAAAAATGAGGTAATACAGTAATATGTCTTTTGTTTAGGTACAATTTTGAAAACCTTTGAGAAGGATCTGCTAAGCGTAAACGGCATGTACCTGAAAGTCGGTCCTTCCACATCCGCGTATTAATAGGGTATCTCCTGTGAACGCCGCTCTAGGTTGAGGTTGATCAGGTCCATCTCCTGTAACATAGGTAAGGCAACCTAAAGTATGACCGGGAGTTGCACGAACCTACGACgatataaaaataataatatgCATTACAAGGTAGATAGTACAATAATAACGCAGCATATATAGAGAACCATTCATTGTCTTACACAAAACAACGAAACGTAATGCATCTTTGACATTTTGGTATTGGTATTGCAGAACAAAATAAGTAAAATCAATCTCGGCATGTAGCTGCAGATTTACCTCTAGATAAAGATCGCCAAAACGAATTTTATCACCCTGTTCTACATAAACATCTGCTGTCGCACCACTTGCTTTTGAGATAACAGATTTTACACCAGGAACTTTGCTCTAGATAAATCAAgtgaaaaacaaaacaaaactaAGTTACAACCATAACAACATAATCACAAACATGGGAAAAAGCCAATCTAAAATAAAGTGATTAAGGTAAGCATATATCAAGACATGATTAATTTAAGAGGCTGAGATAGTGGTTTGATTTTGATTAGACACTTTTTAGATAAACAACTTAATTAAGCGCTTATAACATATGTATTTATCATATAAGTGCTTATGTACAAGGTACTCCTATAACAAAAGATAAAACAAAGTCAAGCTGTTTTCATATAAGCTATAAGCTGTTTCCTTAAACCATCTTGGAGAGCTTTTGCAAATAAGCTGAAAAAACTTATCGACAAGTAATAAAATGTTTTCAAAAGCT from Lathyrus oleraceus cultivar Zhongwan6 chromosome 1, CAAS_Psat_ZW6_1.0, whole genome shotgun sequence includes:
- the LOC127117786 gene encoding persulfide dioxygenase ETHE1 homolog, mitochondrial, giving the protein MLKFQFIKFSPLFPSKPSSFPLSLRLKSQMASYSSSSSNLLFRQLFEKESSTYTYLLADASHADKPALLIDPVDRTVDRDLSLIQELGLKLVYALNTHVHADHVTGTGLIKSKVPGVKSVISKASGATADVYVEQGDKIRFGDLYLEVRATPGHTLGCLTYVTGDGPDQPQPRAAFTGDTLLIRGCGRTDFQGGSSENLYRSVHSQIFTLPKDTLLYPAHDYKGFSVSTVGEEIQYNPRLTKDEETFKNIMANLNLSYPKMIDVAVPANMVCGIQSKTS